In Polaribacter sp. L3A8, a genomic segment contains:
- a CDS encoding ABC transporter substrate-binding protein yields the protein MKNVGVLLPMSKAFPKMGKEFLNGLKLSLGKNVNIKIEGIGLGTDSKAIINSLQKLVNQEDVLITTGLLGHFDLKEILEFVEGTEEPLIYSDLGATKPISLEDKNYVWCNSLDLYGSTLKLGEYFLKNNLNNIGLSTCYYDAGYGFIEAMEKALYSNGKGQFAGHFITPMEPRKNEAKIMKEFAQEVKADAIFAFHNGIYAQEHATFLKENKINKTTPLYTGPFTIENKILDQFPEIFEGTRCLTTWSEILNSKENKKFVNEYNEAYGKLPSVFALLGYENGLLINDFLEKKTNPEEAKLIGPRGSLKASFSTKRTSFEHHLLELNFKNNGYKKIIKEKMEQFQYKIDSTKNKQVGGWNNAYLCH from the coding sequence GTGAAAAACGTAGGAGTATTATTACCAATGTCTAAAGCATTCCCAAAAATGGGAAAAGAATTTTTAAACGGTCTAAAACTATCTTTAGGAAAAAATGTTAATATTAAAATAGAAGGTATTGGTTTGGGTACAGATTCTAAAGCAATAATTAATAGTTTACAAAAACTAGTAAATCAAGAAGATGTTCTAATAACAACAGGTTTATTAGGTCATTTTGATTTAAAAGAAATTCTAGAATTTGTTGAAGGAACTGAAGAACCATTAATTTATTCAGATCTGGGAGCCACAAAACCTATCTCTTTAGAAGATAAAAACTACGTTTGGTGTAATTCATTAGATCTTTATGGTTCTACATTAAAATTAGGAGAATATTTCTTAAAAAACAACCTTAACAACATTGGTTTATCTACATGCTACTATGATGCTGGTTACGGGTTTATAGAAGCGATGGAAAAAGCACTTTATAGTAATGGAAAAGGGCAATTTGCAGGACACTTTATTACCCCAATGGAACCTCGTAAAAATGAAGCTAAAATTATGAAGGAGTTTGCTCAAGAAGTTAAAGCTGATGCAATTTTTGCCTTTCATAATGGTATTTATGCACAAGAACATGCTACATTCTTAAAAGAAAACAAAATAAATAAAACAACACCTTTATATACTGGACCATTTACAATAGAAAATAAAATACTAGACCAATTCCCAGAAATATTTGAAGGAACACGCTGTTTAACAACTTGGTCTGAAATATTAAATTCAAAAGAAAATAAAAAATTTGTAAATGAATATAATGAGGCGTATGGTAAGTTACCTTCCGTATTTGCTCTATTAGGATATGAAAATGGACTTCTTATTAATGACTTTCTTGAAAAGAAAACCAACCCAGAAGAAGCTAAATTAATTGGACCACGAGGATCTCTAAAAGCTAGTTTTTCAACTAAACGTACTAGTTTCGAACACCATCTTTTAGAATTAAACTTTAAAAATAACGGGTACAAAAAAATTATAAAAGAAAAAATGGAGCAGTTTCAATATAAAATAGACTCTACAAAGAACAAACAAGTTGGTGGGTGGAATAATGCTTATTTATGCCATTAA
- a CDS encoding phage tail protein produces MEPFVGQIQPFGFNFAPRGWAKCDGQILAISSNTALFSLLGTTFGGDGRTSFGLPDLRGRSIVHIGHGPGLSTIDWGERGGLEQIALNQLNLPSHSHALVNGTVNGSIETLDGGTAINETGASENKLASGGSQLEIFMESDGTASGLLDVNVSGTTSAAGSSQPFESRNPFLGINVCIAQLGIYPSRS; encoded by the coding sequence ATGGAGCCATTTGTAGGACAAATTCAACCATTCGGATTTAATTTTGCGCCAAGAGGTTGGGCTAAATGCGACGGACAAATATTAGCAATATCTTCTAACACAGCTTTATTTTCACTTTTAGGAACCACCTTTGGGGGTGATGGTAGAACAAGTTTTGGGTTACCAGATTTAAGAGGAAGAAGTATTGTACACATTGGTCATGGACCAGGATTAAGTACAATTGACTGGGGAGAAAGAGGTGGGTTAGAACAAATTGCTCTTAACCAATTAAACTTACCATCTCACAGTCATGCTTTAGTAAATGGAACTGTTAATGGAAGTATTGAAACACTAGATGGAGGAACTGCTATTAATGAAACTGGAGCATCTGAAAACAAACTTGCTTCTGGAGGTTCTCAACTAGAAATCTTTATGGAATCTGACGGAACTGCTTCTGGATTATTAGATGTAAACGTTTCTGGAACAACAAGTGCTGCTGGATCTAGTCAACCATTTGAATCTAGAAATCCTTTTCTAGGAATTAATGTGTGTATAGCTCAATTGGGTATTTATCCATCTAGAAGCTAA
- a CDS encoding phage tail protein, whose protein sequence is MDPFLGQIQPFGFNFAPRGWAKCDGQLLPIASYSALFSLLGTTFGGDGRTSFGLPELRGRSIVHIGNGPGLSTIAWGERGGHEYITLNQTNMPQHSHALVNGVANASLTTLDGGTAINETGTAENKLASGGSQLEIYMESDGTQSGTLDVNISGTTTASGGNQAFYNRNPFLGINVCIALQGIFPSRS, encoded by the coding sequence ATGGATCCATTTTTAGGACAAATTCAACCATTCGGATTTAATTTTGCACCAAGAGGTTGGGCAAAATGCGACGGACAATTATTACCTATTGCAAGTTACTCAGCACTTTTTTCTTTATTAGGAACCACTTTTGGGGGGGATGGTAGAACATCATTTGGACTTCCCGAATTAAGAGGAAGAAGTATTGTACATATTGGTAATGGGCCCGGATTAAGCACAATTGCTTGGGGAGAACGCGGTGGTCATGAATACATAACATTAAACCAAACAAACATGCCACAACACAGTCATGCTTTAGTTAACGGTGTTGCAAATGCTAGTCTTACTACGCTAGATGGCGGAACTGCAATTAACGAAACCGGAACCGCAGAAAATAAATTAGCCTCTGGTGGATCTCAATTAGAAATTTATATGGAGTCTGACGGAACTCAATCTGGAACATTAGATGTAAACATCTCTGGAACAACTACTGCTTCTGGTGGAAATCAAGCTTTTTATAATAGAAATCCATTTCTAGGAATTAATGTATGTATTGCTTTACAAGGCATTTTTCCTTCAAGAAGTTAA
- a CDS encoding response regulator transcription factor — MMKKINIIIADDEELFRKGIRFLLEREANLTISFEAENGKELIDFISNTEEKPDIILMDLKMPEINGVEATKIIHKKHPEIKIIALTSFDGKSFITNMIDVGASSYLLKNTSPKMVVHTINEVSDKGFYYDEKVLKIIHENIISSSGKRIKSDLDKKLLSKREIDVLELICDQYTTAEIADKLFISPRTVEGHRNNLLLKTQSKNVAGLVIYGIQKKLIEITPDFNL; from the coding sequence ATGATGAAAAAAATTAATATTATAATTGCAGATGATGAAGAACTTTTTAGAAAAGGAATTCGTTTTTTATTAGAAAGAGAAGCGAATCTTACTATTTCTTTTGAAGCAGAAAATGGTAAAGAATTAATCGATTTTATATCTAATACAGAAGAAAAACCAGACATTATTTTAATGGATTTAAAAATGCCAGAAATAAATGGTGTAGAAGCTACTAAGATAATTCATAAAAAACATCCAGAAATTAAAATAATTGCTTTAACCAGTTTCGACGGAAAATCTTTTATTACCAATATGATAGATGTTGGCGCCTCTTCTTATCTACTTAAAAACACAAGCCCTAAAATGGTAGTTCACACCATTAATGAAGTAAGCGACAAAGGGTTTTATTATGATGAAAAGGTATTAAAGATTATTCATGAAAACATCATTTCATCGAGTGGAAAACGTATAAAAAGCGATTTAGATAAAAAGCTGCTTTCTAAAAGAGAAATTGATGTTTTAGAATTAATTTGCGATCAATACACCACCGCAGAAATTGCAGACAAACTTTTTATAAGTCCAAGAACCGTAGAAGGACACAGAAATAATTTACTTCTTAAAACACAATCTAAAAATGTAGCTGGCTTGGTTATTTATGGTATTCAAAAAAAATTAATAGAGATTACACCAGATTTTAACTTATAA
- a CDS encoding sensor histidine kinase: MEEFFAQENQVITIVLIGVLMLLLMGVALLLFFFFSRKKIVEKELEKKNLEVTHQKEIIQSIIITQEEERKRIAQDLHDDISSKLNVINLNANLLKDGELSPEEYLIVNNGILEATDKTLESARKIAHNLLPPILEEFGFKDAVEELADSFNNSRKIDIEYTINYPNKFLNPQNELHLFRITQELINNSVRHGKANNSTIHISQKNNKLIFSYTDNGIGFNTDNIDNKKGLGMKNIESRISLLNGQYSIGSEIGNGFKILIVIYPQDDEKN; encoded by the coding sequence ATGGAAGAATTTTTTGCTCAAGAAAATCAAGTGATAACAATAGTATTAATAGGTGTTTTAATGCTCCTTCTAATGGGGGTTGCTTTACTATTATTTTTTTTCTTCTCAAGAAAAAAAATAGTGGAGAAGGAATTAGAGAAAAAAAACCTAGAAGTTACACATCAAAAAGAAATTATACAATCTATTATTATAACGCAAGAAGAAGAACGCAAACGTATTGCACAAGATTTACATGATGATATTAGCTCTAAATTAAATGTAATTAACTTAAATGCCAACCTTTTAAAAGACGGAGAATTATCGCCAGAAGAATACCTAATTGTTAACAATGGCATCTTAGAAGCAACAGACAAAACCTTAGAAAGTGCCCGTAAGATTGCGCACAATTTATTACCACCTATTTTAGAAGAATTTGGTTTTAAAGATGCTGTAGAAGAACTTGCGGACTCCTTTAATAATAGTAGAAAAATTGATATTGAATACACTATAAACTACCCTAATAAATTTTTAAACCCACAAAACGAACTACACTTATTTAGAATTACCCAAGAGTTAATTAACAACTCTGTAAGGCACGGAAAAGCAAATAATAGTACCATACACATTTCTCAAAAAAACAATAAATTAATTTTTAGCTATACAGACAATGGTATTGGTTTTAATACTGATAACATAGATAATAAAAAAGGTCTTGGTATGAAAAACATAGAAAGTAGAATTTCTTTATTAAACGGACAGTATAGTATTGGTAGTGAAATAGGCAACGGTTTTAAAATTTTAATTGTAATATACCCTCAAGATGATGAAAAAAATTAA
- the uvrC gene encoding excinuclease ABC subunit UvrC: protein MPTPLELQIKTLPNEPGVYQYFDKEDVIIYVGKAKNLKKRVSSYFNKHHENGKTRVLVKKIVSIKHIVVNTETDALLLENNLIKKYKPRYNVLLKDDKSYPWLCIKKERFPRVFMTRRVIKDGSEYFGPYTSIKTVRILLDLIKELYPLRTCKYDLSHQNVNEGKFKVCLEYHLKNCKGACEGLETESHYSNSIAEIRNIIKGNFKESLDKFNQMMFDFAAKMEFEEAQKIKEKLHLLSNYQSKSTIINPSINNVDVFSIISDETHGYANFLKISNGSIIQSHTTEIKKKLEETDKELLELFIVEIRQRFDSQSPEIYVPFKVDLGGIVKVTIPKLGDKKRIVELSERNAKYYRQEQFKQVQIVDPDRHVKRIMAQMKKDLRLHVEPRHIECFDNSNIQGTNPVAACVVFKDGKPSKKDYRHYNIKTVDGPDDFASMEEVVYRRYKRLLEEEQPLPQLIIVDGGKGQLSSGLKALEALGLRGKIAIIGIAKRLEEIYYPGDPIPLYLDKKSETLKITQYLRNEAHRFGITFHRNKRSKSAIKSELEQIPDVGKQTITTLLRKFKSAKRVKEASLDELKEVIGNARAIKVYQFFELQKK, encoded by the coding sequence ATGCCTACACCTTTAGAACTTCAAATTAAAACCTTACCAAATGAACCCGGAGTTTATCAATATTTTGATAAAGAAGATGTAATTATTTATGTAGGTAAAGCTAAAAATTTAAAGAAAAGAGTAAGCTCTTATTTTAATAAGCATCATGAAAATGGTAAAACCAGAGTTTTAGTAAAAAAAATTGTTAGCATTAAGCATATTGTGGTTAATACAGAAACAGATGCTTTATTATTAGAAAATAATTTAATTAAAAAATACAAACCACGTTACAATGTTTTACTAAAGGATGATAAATCGTATCCTTGGCTTTGTATTAAAAAAGAACGTTTTCCTAGAGTTTTTATGACACGTAGAGTTATAAAAGATGGATCAGAATATTTTGGTCCTTATACTTCTATAAAAACGGTGCGAATTTTATTAGATTTAATAAAAGAGTTATACCCGCTAAGAACGTGTAAGTACGATTTAAGTCATCAGAATGTAAATGAAGGAAAATTTAAAGTCTGTTTAGAATATCATTTAAAAAATTGTAAAGGTGCTTGTGAAGGCTTAGAAACAGAAAGTCATTACAGTAATTCTATTGCAGAAATTAGAAATATAATAAAAGGTAATTTTAAAGAAAGCTTAGATAAGTTTAACCAAATGATGTTTGACTTTGCAGCAAAAATGGAGTTTGAAGAGGCGCAGAAAATTAAAGAAAAGTTACACTTATTAAGCAATTATCAATCTAAAAGTACCATTATAAATCCGTCTATAAATAATGTAGATGTTTTTTCTATTATTTCTGATGAAACGCATGGATACGCTAACTTTTTAAAGATTTCTAACGGATCTATTATTCAGTCTCATACTACAGAAATTAAGAAAAAATTAGAAGAAACAGATAAAGAATTATTAGAGCTTTTTATTGTTGAAATTAGGCAACGATTCGACTCTCAATCTCCAGAAATTTATGTTCCTTTTAAAGTAGATTTGGGAGGCATTGTAAAGGTTACGATTCCTAAATTAGGAGATAAAAAGCGCATTGTAGAATTGTCTGAAAGAAATGCAAAATATTACAGACAAGAGCAATTTAAGCAAGTACAAATTGTAGATCCAGACAGGCATGTAAAAAGAATTATGGCGCAAATGAAAAAAGATTTACGTTTGCATGTAGAGCCACGTCATATAGAATGTTTCGATAATTCTAACATCCAGGGTACAAACCCTGTGGCAGCTTGTGTTGTTTTTAAAGACGGAAAACCAAGTAAAAAAGATTACAGACATTATAATATTAAAACAGTTGACGGACCAGATGATTTTGCATCTATGGAAGAGGTTGTCTATAGAAGATATAAACGTTTGTTAGAAGAAGAGCAGCCTTTACCACAATTAATAATTGTTGATGGTGGAAAAGGACAATTATCTTCTGGTTTAAAAGCGTTAGAGGCTCTAGGCTTGCGGGGTAAAATAGCAATAATAGGTATTGCAAAACGTTTAGAAGAAATTTATTATCCAGGAGATCCAATTCCTTTATATCTTGATAAAAAATCGGAAACGTTAAAGATTACGCAGTATTTAAGAAACGAAGCACATAGATTCGGAATTACGTTTCACAGAAATAAGCGTAGTAAAAGTGCCATTAAATCTGAGTTAGAACAAATTCCTGATGTTGGTAAGCAAACAATTACAACTTTATTACGTAAATTTAAGTCGGCTAAACGTGTTAAAGAAGCTTCTTTAGACGAATTAAAAGAAGTTATAGGAAATGCTAGAGCTATAAAAGTATATCAATTTTTTGAGCTTCAAAAAAAATGA
- a CDS encoding patatin-like phospholipase family protein, which produces MKKLLVLFIVLFSVSFYSQEKQPKVGLVLSGGGAKGFAHIGVLKEIDKAGLQIDYIGGTSMGAIIGGLYAIGYSADQIEQIVLETDFVSLLQDKIPRNSEPFFEKEFGEKTVFTLPVHKGKIGLPRAVSKGQNVLNFLMELLASVEGISDFKKFQIPFFCIATDVENGNGVLLEKGSLPLALRASGSFPTLLNPVVLGDKLLVDGGIANNFPVSVMKSKGVDVVIGVDVEGKLYEKENLNSVVAIMNQIVSYKMYGKSDAEKEKLDVYIHPDIKDYNVVSFDKKEEILQKGIEEGVKFSKVFEELALKQTYKKKLKKLNFDDQKFRITDIDLTGSKYYTRAFVLGKIKIKEGDSLSRKEITKRIYFLSSTKNYERIAYKLSKKDDNSYSLKLHLNESDENANLKLGVHYDFLYKSGVLVNYNQKHLLLENDLFSVDMILGDNLRYNLDYFVDNGFYISYGLRSRYNHFRSNSKFNPITSQFPDVSSINLKYTDITNQFFLQTTFNRRFAVGLGLEHKYVKATTETIASASNQETIFDASHYLNSFGYLKLDTYDKKYFPTTGYLADLNFKWYMASSDYNEDFTLFAQTKGTLGFATTFWDKLTLQVTSEAGFTLNDTNSDIFDFYLGGYNKNYINTFVSFYGYDFAELSDNTFLKSEFNFRYSFVDKHYVSFIANYGRLEDNVFRNIDLFRDVKSGYALGYSYDTFIGPLEIKYSWSPDNKDSYWLFNLGFWF; this is translated from the coding sequence ATGAAAAAATTATTAGTACTATTTATTGTGCTGTTTTCGGTTAGTTTTTATAGCCAAGAAAAACAACCAAAAGTTGGGTTAGTTTTAAGCGGAGGAGGTGCAAAAGGCTTTGCTCACATTGGTGTTTTAAAAGAAATAGACAAAGCTGGTTTACAGATAGATTATATTGGAGGCACAAGTATGGGCGCAATTATAGGTGGCTTATATGCAATAGGATATTCTGCAGATCAAATAGAACAGATTGTTTTAGAAACCGATTTTGTTTCGTTATTACAAGATAAAATACCCAGAAATTCTGAACCTTTTTTTGAAAAAGAATTTGGAGAGAAAACAGTATTTACCCTTCCTGTTCATAAAGGAAAAATAGGGTTGCCTAGAGCGGTTTCTAAAGGGCAAAATGTACTCAATTTTTTAATGGAATTATTAGCTTCTGTAGAAGGTATTTCTGATTTTAAAAAATTTCAAATTCCTTTTTTTTGTATTGCAACAGATGTAGAAAACGGAAACGGTGTTTTATTAGAAAAAGGTTCTTTGCCTTTAGCCTTAAGAGCTAGTGGTTCTTTTCCAACATTATTAAACCCTGTGGTTTTGGGAGATAAATTACTGGTAGATGGTGGAATTGCAAATAATTTTCCTGTAAGTGTTATGAAATCTAAGGGGGTAGATGTTGTAATAGGCGTAGATGTAGAGGGTAAGCTGTACGAAAAAGAAAATTTAAACTCCGTGGTAGCTATTATGAACCAGATTGTTAGTTATAAAATGTATGGTAAATCTGACGCAGAAAAAGAAAAACTAGATGTGTACATACATCCAGATATAAAGGATTACAATGTTGTTAGTTTTGATAAAAAAGAAGAGATTTTACAAAAAGGGATAGAAGAAGGAGTAAAATTTAGTAAAGTTTTTGAAGAATTAGCCTTAAAACAAACCTATAAAAAAAAGCTTAAAAAATTAAATTTTGATGATCAGAAATTTAGAATTACTGATATAGATTTAACTGGATCCAAATATTATACAAGGGCTTTTGTTTTAGGTAAAATAAAAATAAAAGAAGGAGATAGTCTGTCTAGAAAAGAAATTACAAAAAGAATTTACTTTTTATCATCAACAAAAAATTATGAAAGAATAGCATACAAACTAAGTAAAAAGGATGATAATAGCTATAGTTTAAAATTACATTTAAATGAATCTGATGAAAATGCTAATTTAAAACTAGGGGTTCATTATGATTTTTTATATAAATCTGGAGTATTGGTAAATTACAATCAAAAACATTTATTATTAGAGAATGATTTATTTTCCGTTGATATGATTTTAGGAGATAATTTAAGATATAACTTAGATTATTTTGTTGATAATGGGTTCTATATTAGTTATGGTCTTAGATCTAGATACAATCACTTTAGATCTAATTCTAAGTTTAACCCAATTACTTCTCAGTTTCCTGATGTGAGTAGTATTAATTTAAAATATACAGATATAACCAATCAATTTTTTCTACAAACTACTTTTAATAGAAGGTTTGCTGTAGGTTTAGGTTTAGAGCATAAGTATGTAAAAGCAACCACAGAAACAATTGCTTCTGCCAGTAACCAAGAAACTATTTTTGATGCGAGTCATTATTTAAATAGTTTTGGGTATCTAAAATTAGATACGTATGATAAAAAGTATTTTCCTACCACAGGTTATTTAGCAGATTTAAACTTTAAGTGGTATATGGCTTCATCAGATTATAATGAAGATTTTACACTTTTTGCACAAACAAAAGGAACCTTAGGGTTTGCAACTACTTTTTGGGATAAACTTACCTTACAAGTAACAAGTGAAGCTGGTTTTACTCTAAATGACACCAATTCTGATATTTTTGATTTTTATTTAGGAGGTTATAACAAAAACTACATTAATACCTTTGTTTCTTTCTATGGATATGATTTTGCAGAACTGTCTGACAATACTTTTTTAAAGTCTGAGTTTAATTTTAGATACTCATTTGTAGACAAACATTATGTGTCTTTTATTGCTAATTATGGACGATTAGAGGATAATGTTTTTAGAAATATAGATCTTTTTAGAGATGTTAAATCTGGTTATGCTTTAGGCTACAGTTATGATACTTTTATAGGCCCGTTAGAAATAAAATACAGTTGGTCTCCAGATAATAAAGACAGTTATTGGTTGTTTAACTTAGGTTTTTGGTTTTAA
- a CDS encoding inorganic phosphate transporter, with the protein MGDPYILMLVALAILAIVDLVIGVSNDAVNFLNSAIGSKALSVRNIMIIASLGVFFGAVTSSGMMEVARKGIFNPNMFMFQDIMFIFMAVMITDILLLDIFNTLGMPTSTTVSIVFELLGAAVCISLIKISANEAQSFSDIWKYINHETALEIISGILLSVVVAFSVGAIVQFVSRLIYTFNFNKRATYISALFGGFAITAITYFIIIKGMKGTPFYSDVKHLIEGNTILIIAGSFLIWSVISQVLIKFFNVNILKLIIGIGTFSLAMAFSGNDLVNFVGVPIAALNSYQEFMKAKILVPELTADAFSMGILAKKVPSNVWLLLAAGGIMVVTLWTSSKAQNVIKTGIDLSRQGEGHEKFQPNPLSRVVVRFAMFLNTGISMVVPKKALTFIDAKFQKPVIELPKDKTYELPAFDMVRASVNLIVAGILISIATSMKLPLSTTYVTFMVAMGTSLADRAWGRESAVYRVAGVINVVGGWFLTAIIAFLAAALVAYLISWDMIMIPILLAVVAFLIGRNTLNHRKKSKEVKKQEFIERAELITINGVIEESADHISEVVNRVNKLYTNVVNDLTNHDLNKLRKTDKHVAKLNDEIDGLKDGVFYFIKSLDETSVQASRFYIMVLGYLQDVAQSISYISRASYKHVNNNHKNLKKAQITDLKEISAQLSTLLTKEATIFEKRDLDNLNGLLIEKTELLKNVSSSIEKQVARIRTDETSPKNTTLYFSILLETKDLIKALMNLLETYEEFHLSTKQVK; encoded by the coding sequence ATGGGAGATCCATATATTTTAATGTTAGTTGCTTTAGCTATTTTAGCTATTGTAGATTTAGTAATAGGTGTTAGTAACGATGCTGTTAATTTCTTAAATTCAGCAATAGGTTCAAAAGCATTATCTGTTAGAAATATAATGATTATTGCTAGCTTAGGTGTGTTTTTTGGAGCCGTTACTTCTAGTGGAATGATGGAAGTTGCACGTAAAGGAATTTTTAACCCTAATATGTTTATGTTTCAAGACATTATGTTCATTTTTATGGCCGTAATGATTACAGATATTCTATTACTAGATATCTTTAATACCCTTGGTATGCCAACCTCAACTACCGTTTCTATTGTATTTGAATTATTAGGAGCCGCGGTTTGTATTTCATTAATTAAAATATCTGCAAATGAAGCGCAATCATTCTCTGATATTTGGAAATACATTAACCATGAAACAGCTTTAGAAATTATTAGTGGAATTTTATTATCCGTTGTAGTTGCCTTTTCTGTTGGAGCAATTGTTCAGTTTGTTTCTAGACTAATTTATACCTTTAACTTTAATAAAAGAGCTACCTATATTAGCGCTTTGTTTGGTGGGTTTGCTATTACAGCAATCACTTACTTTATTATTATAAAAGGAATGAAAGGAACTCCTTTTTATAGTGATGTAAAACATTTAATTGAAGGAAACACCATATTAATTATAGCAGGTAGTTTTCTTATTTGGTCTGTTATCTCTCAAGTTTTAATAAAATTCTTTAACGTTAATATTTTAAAGTTAATTATAGGTATTGGTACTTTTTCGTTAGCAATGGCGTTTTCTGGAAACGATTTGGTAAACTTTGTAGGTGTACCAATTGCTGCTTTAAATTCTTATCAAGAATTTATGAAAGCAAAAATATTAGTTCCTGAATTAACTGCGGATGCTTTTTCTATGGGAATTTTAGCTAAGAAAGTACCATCTAATGTTTGGTTATTATTAGCAGCTGGAGGAATTATGGTAGTTACCTTATGGACTTCTAGTAAGGCACAGAATGTAATAAAAACTGGTATCGATTTATCTAGACAAGGAGAAGGACATGAAAAATTTCAGCCAAACCCATTATCTAGAGTTGTTGTTAGATTTGCAATGTTTTTAAATACAGGAATCAGCATGGTGGTACCTAAAAAAGCATTGACTTTTATTGATGCTAAATTTCAGAAACCGGTTATAGAGTTACCAAAAGACAAAACGTATGAGTTACCTGCGTTTGATATGGTTAGAGCCTCTGTAAACTTAATTGTTGCAGGTATTTTAATATCTATTGCAACATCAATGAAATTACCTTTATCTACTACTTACGTAACTTTTATGGTTGCAATGGGAACATCTTTAGCAGATAGAGCTTGGGGACGTGAAAGCGCTGTGTATAGAGTTGCAGGTGTAATAAATGTTGTTGGAGGATGGTTCTTAACAGCAATTATAGCATTTTTAGCGGCAGCCTTAGTTGCTTATTTAATAAGTTGGGACATGATTATGATTCCTATTTTATTAGCAGTTGTTGCCTTCTTAATAGGTAGAAACACGTTAAACCATAGAAAAAAATCTAAAGAAGTTAAAAAACAAGAGTTTATAGAAAGAGCAGAATTAATTACAATTAACGGAGTCATTGAAGAAAGTGCAGATCATATCTCTGAGGTTGTAAACCGTGTAAATAAATTATATACAAATGTTGTAAATGATTTAACTAACCACGATTTAAATAAACTACGTAAAACAGACAAACACGTTGCTAAACTTAATGATGAAATTGATGGTTTAAAAGACGGTGTTTTCTACTTTATTAAATCTTTAGACGAAACTTCTGTACAAGCAAGTAGATTCTATATTATGGTATTGGGTTATTTACAAGATGTAGCACAATCTATTAGTTATATTTCTAGAGCAAGTTATAAGCACGTAAATAATAATCATAAAAATTTAAAGAAAGCACAAATAACTGATCTAAAAGAAATTAGCGCTCAATTATCTACTTTATTAACCAAAGAAGCTACAATCTTCGAAAAAAGAGATTTAGATAATCTTAATGGGCTTTTAATAGAAAAAACGGAGTTGTTAAAGAATGTATCATCATCTATAGAAAAGCAAGTTGCAAGAATTAGAACAGATGAAACAAGTCCTAAAAACACAACATTATACTTTAGTATTCTTTTAGAAACAAAAGATTTAATTAAAGCATTAATGAATTTATTAGAAACTTACGAAGAGTTTCATTTAAGTACAAAACAAGTAAAATAA